The genomic stretch TGGCAGCCGATCACTTCCGCAGAGATTTGGACGAAACAATCGTCAAAAAATTTCGCCACCGTTCCGACCTTGCCCTACCTTCAAACTTGGCGCACCATTTTGGCAATATTATCGGTACGGCCGTCTCTGCCGACATCAGCTACAGATATGTTGACGTTAGTTCCGTGCGCGCCGATGTTGAACTCTCACGGCTGCTCCTCTGGGACGAACCGACTGTCTTTTGCCTCAATCAGGTCTCGTCTCGACTAGCAAGCGACGAGACCGAAGCGACCATGATCCGTGGATTTCTACAAAATTACTTCCCGTGGAAATCTGGCGCTGAGCTACGATAATAACGACATTTGCGAAGCGACAATTCTTCTTGGTAAATATGCCCAACGCGGCCGTCGGCGCAGCCGAGACTTAACGAATTGGTTCCCGACGGAGCGGGTGATTCCGTCTTGGCGCGTCATCAAGTCATCGTGTCCAAGACTTGTGCTGAATAGCGTCTGTTGGTACCTATGTTCTGACGACTTGGTACCGCACCCGCCGCGTTGCAGGTACTGACTTTCTGGCGAAGTGGTACCGCATCGAGCTTTTGTTGTATTGGCCAAGAACCGATGACGGGCTCTTGGCAAATACGGAAAAACCTCTGGGCGCACTACCGCTTCGCCGGAAACGCACTACCCCCCTGCCCAGAAGAAGCATTACCGGGTCGCTAGAACATCACTACTAAGAGGCGCTATTTGGCAAATACGGTAGCGAAGCAACAAAAAAGTACGCCTTGCTGACTTCCCCGCTCACGGTGTCCACCACCGGTAGCGTGGGGCCGACCCAGTCCACGAACATTGCTTTGCCCGGTTCGTGTTGCAGGGTGGCCACGACGTCGTTGACGGCGGCGAACCGGCTGAATAGTGCGCAGTATTAGGAGTAACTGTATTTCTTCTGCTCGCTGGTTGAGCCGAGGTATTTCACCCAGCCCTGCTGCAAGGTGAAGTACCGGTTGTGTTTCATCTCTTCGACGACTGAAACGAAATGCGGGTCCGCATAGTCCTAGGAAACGGTCTTGCGCCCGTCCGGGAAGAGCTACTCAATGTCTGCTACGGTCATCGTTGGAAAGCTTTCGGTGGTGATGCCGGCGGTGGTGGCGGTGGTGGCGGTTTTCTTCACGGCCGAGACATCACGACGTGAACAGCCCACCGAATCGCTGATTTCCTCATAAGTGAGGCCTTTGAACACCAAGGACATTATGGCTTGATAATCCACCAAGGGATTTCTCCTCTGATCGATTCGCCGCACCGTGTTGTGTGGCGACCAAATCAGAGGATCGCAAAAGGTCCTTGAACGGTACCGTGTTCCCAGAACAGCAGTACCATCAAGCCAGAACAGACGTACCTTCTGACGCTATTCGGCAACTTGCTCTCCACCCGTGTTTCCACAAGATCGGATAGGGCTGCCTATAAAGGCCCAGAACGTTACCGCATAGTCGGAATGCCACCACCAAGAAGCCGGACGAGCGCAACCTCCTGAGGCTATGAAGCAGCCAACCGGCACCTTTGTGAAGAATCTCGGCTAATGGGTGATCCCCAAAGCGTCGAATACTCACTATACGGAACGGGTGAACCAGGTGTGCATGTTTTCCAGCGTGTAGCGTCAACCACAGTAAGGTCTTGCGGAAATCATGCCACCGTCTTGTCGGCGGCATGATTTCCGTGACTGCTCAATCTTCCATCTCAGTAACCGCTCAAATCTCCCACGGAGCCGGAATTTGGAATGTGGACTTCATGAACGTTGTGGCGATCTCCTGTGTGTAATCAGGATTCGGATCACTCTCAGCTTCGCCAAATGTCAGACAATCCAAGTTAGTGAACTTCATTTGAGAAAGCCGTCTCAGAGTGTCCGGAGCACCCAAAGGGATGAAACTTACGTTCAACTCCCCTTGAATGTAGGCACCCTCCATATAGCCAGCGTACTGTGCCAACGACGAGATAAGTGAGATGTCGCTTCCACTCCGGAATCGTTGCGCTCGTGTCGTACTTATTTCTTCGGAATATTGTTCACATAACTTCTCGAGCATTGAGACTCGTTGCGGATGTGGGGTGTGCAACATTCCCTGAGTAATTGTTACTCCAAAGTCCCGCTCGACTAGCCTTCGATTATTCATTCCAGCTGCTTCATGCGGTTCAGCTCGAAACCCAAGGTCGTTAATCTTTGTCGATGATAAGAAGAATCGAGCTTGCCCGACCGACGTGAAATACTTTTCCGGCTGTTGATCCTTCATCAAAAATACGTCATCGTTCATATACAGGAAGTGCTCGGAAAGCCCTGGAATACGGTGCAATACTGTCTCAATCGCGTGCGAATTAAACACAGGGAGCACTTCACTATTTGGGAACAATTCGCGGTGATCAACTACAGTGATGCGTTCATGATCCTTCAGCCATGCAGGACGTTGCCCGTCTGTAACCAAGTAGATATGGCGAATCCAAGGCGCGTGGGCATACAAGCTGCGCAATGAGTACCGTAACTCATCTCGATTTCGGAATCGAAGCTCACCGCCGGCTAAAGTCGAAGGTACAGTTTCCCCTGAATTCGCGTCTCGTTTTTGCCGCCAGACCTTATCTGATCCGTCCACCCAGGTGTATACGACATCTACGGGAAATTCTACGCTAGACCACAAAGGACGACTGAGCGATGGTACCCAGAGTGCAAAGAGAGGTTGGTTGAATTGGTCGGAACTCAGATGATCAACTTCGAAATTCACTCGTGGAGCCCGATAAAGATCCGGCCTCCGTTCATCAAGGTCCCAAAATTCGAGAGTTATGCCTGCTGCAAAGCCAACATGGCGTCGCGTTCCATTCACCCCGAAATGATGGAAAATAAAAAGCCGACTCACATCTGCCCATGCCACTTCATCGCGGTCGGTCCGCCAGCTCACCCCATCCATATCCAAACGGGTACGACCCGCATAAAGGCGCACCTCCAGGTCACTTGGATTGGTCTGTACGAGATGCTCGAGCACCGCATTTCGGTCCGCCATCCGAACGCCCCATGACATGCCCCTTGTTGACTTTAATGCTCGGCAGCGCAAGTGGCTCCCTTCGAACATCTCCTCCAAACGCTGGCGATTATTCTCACGAGCCCGTTCCGGAAGGATCTCACTGAGAGTGACAGCTATAACACTCGAGTCACCAGAATTCCCGTTTTTACTGGCTTCATTCAGTTCATTCGAATCGACACTGCTGGCCTTCGAACGAAGCAGCCGAGAGCTCGGAGAGGACCCACTAATTGCTTTTTCGGAAACACCGCTTGTTTTCAGGCCCCCATTCTCAGCACCCTCGTTTCCGATATCAAGTAATTGACGAGCTGATAGTGGACGTTTCACGAGCTCCTGAAAAAGGGTTTCCCACTGCGTCGCAATCACATCCGGTGCAAATCGTTGTAGGGATTCTGTGGCCCTCGCTGCCATCTGGAGTCTTTTGCCTTCATCGCCCATAAGAATCCTGAGGGCTTCGGCGAAGCCACCGACATCACCTACTGGAACGAGATAACCGTCTTTACCATGCTCGATAATTTCGCGAGGTCCAGTCTCGCAGTCAAAAGAAACCAAGGGCAGTCCTGCCCCGCGCGCCTCCAGTAGCACGAGTGGAAGCCCTTCCGAAACAGAGGCAAGCGCTCCAATCGAAGCCCGAGCCCATTCCTGCTCGATTTCATCCGTGGGGGGGAAGATTTCGACTTGGCGGGCGATTCCCAAATTGCGTGCGGTCGCAATTACCTGTTCTCGTCCTGGACCATCACCGAAAATCCGGAGACGCCAATCCGGGAACTCATCGGCAACTCTTGAAAAGGCCCGCACTAAGGTACTGAATCCCTTTGCACTAACCAGTCGACCCGCACCCATTACAACCTTCTGAGTACCACTGCTCCTAGGGCGACCAATGTTCGGCAGTGCATTCGGAATAACGTCCACACGCGGCGCACGCGAACCCCATTGATTTTGAAGCCATTCCTTGTTTCGTTCGGTAAGCGCAACTATCGAATCTACCCGAGGAGAATGTCGCAGAATAGGTTCCGCAGTAGATCCCCGAGCCATAGAGTTTCGATGTTCTTGTTGGACGACTTTCACTGATGCAGGACAGGCCAGAAGTGCAAATACCGTCAATGCCGGGGTAGAGGTGACGATGATATCTGCAGTACAAGCACTGAAGTACTGGAACAGCGCAGAGTCAGTAGCGCTACAAAACTGATCGTCCCATTCTCGCGGAATAACTAAACTCGCCTGCCCCTCTCGCGCACTAAGCTGAGTTATGTAATCTGTACGTACACCGTCGCCAAAATCAAAGCCCGAATCAGGCGCCTGATAGACACTTGCTACTGTAACTTCGTGTCCGTGCTCCGCCATAGCGCGCGTCTGGAACGCGAACGCTCGCTCAGTTCCAGCGCGAGCGTCGGAAGTGGTAAGTACATAGGTGAGTTTCATAGGTGAGTTCCTTCGTCATTCTTCAGTCTCACGAGAGCAACAGCCAAGTGCTGATCTAAGGTCCAATAGGGTCTCATCTGAATAACTTCTCCGATTACCGCCCACGAGGATGTGTAACGGAACCTAACGGTTTCTCGTGGCTTGGTTGAGCTGCTACCGCCCCACTGAAGTCGAATTGGGGACACCGGCCGTTCAACGTTAGTTATGTATGCATCCCAGGCTGATTCCTTACCGTCAAGAGCAAGGTTAGCTTTGATCCATTCCGGCGTCGAAAGCCGAAATTCCTGCCGTAGGCCGATTTCCGACAATGGCGGACCACTAGCAGTCATGACCTCTGTTCGACGGCGTTTGAGCTGGACCCGCCATCCAGTACCCACGAGAGGCGCAACCGCTAAGTTCAGAACACCAAGCCCCGCATCAATAGAAACAACGACGGGCGCCATGTCCAATTCGTTGATACGCAATAGGTTTACAGCACCGGATTCTTCGTGCTGAATAACCCAACGGCTTCCATTGGTTACTCCCTCGTTTCGCGTGAATTCTAGAGACTCGGCCCGTATAGCTCTGATCGAAACACGTCGCCATCCAACTTTCGCCGAAATCTCGTAGGAGTCCTGCTCCAAACTCCGCAAGTCCACAAACCCATGGCTAGGGCCAGGATCCCCTACCGCGGATTCGATCCGCTCTTCCGGATCTGGAATTCTGGGTGTCAATACTATAGCGGTGGCCCCTGCCGCAACCCTCCAGTTGAGGAAAGCACCGTCATCGAAAACGAATTCAATATCTCGAACCTCAGGCTGACGGATGTCAAGTTTGGCTTCAACCTCTTGCACCTTACGTTCAACCAAGACTCGCAACGAGGCCGGGAGAATGTTCCTTTTGGGAGCTAAGCGTGCAAGGGAACGTTGGAAGCCACGGTTCCTCCCCCCATGGAGCGACGATTCATCTTTCTTGGCCATCAAGAGATCCCCTTGCTTAATGCTGTATACAAAACTATCCCCGGATTATTCATTACCATTAAAATAACAAACCTACTCTTATTTTTTAACCAATAAGCATAAAACTTAACAATCGATCAAACGAACAACTCGGAGAACGAGATACAGACAAGTCGACCACGACAGGCAAAAATTAATATTTAGTTACGCGTCGGCTCTGATTCGACGAATAATATCAATCCACTTACTGTGAATAGTTTCAGAACCAAAATTCGCCTCGATCCACTTTACTCCATTCGCACCAAACTCACGTTGCTTTGCAGGGTTATGTATCAACTCGAGTATGGCGTCGGCGAAAGGCCTCATGTCTCGATTAGGTAGCAGATTACCCGTGTAACCGGTCTGAATAAGCTCACTTGGACCATAGGAGCATGGGAGCGATATTACCGGGGTACCCATCATTAGGGACTCCGCAATAGTCAAGCCAAACCCCTCACTTCGCGAGGTAAAGAGAGAAATTTTAGACGAAGCAAATTCTTGGAGTGGTGTTTTCGTTTGGCCCAACAATCGTACGTTTCCCAATAAATCAAGTTCACTAATGAGACTCTTCAGCGTCGATTCAAGTGGTCCTGTTCCGAAAATATCCAGTTTAAAACCGGGATATGATTCGACAACCAATTTGGCAGCCAGAATAGCTTCGTCGAGACCTTTGCCCCCGACGAGACGGGACACGATGACGGCATCTCTCGTACGCTGAGTATCAAGAATCGAGGCCACTGGCAGTGGATTACCAATTACAACAATATTCGCCGTTCCACCCGAAAATTTCCGCAGGTCAGCGGCTTGTTCGGAAGTCAGAGCTATCACTGCATCAAATTCGGACAATCTTTCGAAGTAGGCCTCATACTGTTTTTTCAGTTTACCCTTATCGTCCAAATGGTTCATATGAATGACAGCAACTATTTTATGGCGGGTGCTCTTGAGCCTTAAGAATTGACCGGGCACGTTGTTACCATCGCACAAGATGAGTACATCACCCGCAGCCGCCACAAATTCCTTGAAAAATTGCCGCCTCCAGTCCCAAATACTTTTGAAAACTTTAACCTTTTCAGAAGTAGGGCTGAAAGCCTGCACGCCAACAATGCGGCCTTTTTCACTGAATTCTGTTCGCAAAAAACAGAATCCATTTATAGAAAACATTTTTGTAGAAACAATAATATCATTAGATACAACGTCCGACTGGCGCCTAAATCCTGACGAATCGAAATGATCCACTTGAACTATCCGTCCAACTCGATCAAGTATTTCTAGGCGGAATTCGCGTTTATTTCCTGATTTAGTAAATGATCGCCATACTTTATCTCCTTCAATATCGTAACCTATGCGAATAAAATTTCCGCTTAGGGTTTTGCTTTCTATGCGGTAGGCCTTAGGTCGCAAATCCGCGATATTATCAGCATTATCAGCATTATCAGCATTATCAGCATTATCAGCATTATATTTTTCAAAAAAATAATCGTACGGATTAACGACTACAATATCGTCCTTCAACTTACCCTGTGATTTGAGATCATCAACGACATCACGATAGTTGATAGCAAATTCGTAAGTAAATATACAAACATCATTCTCGGTAGCCGATAATAGAATCGATCTATTGAGAACGGCGCCAGTTAGACCGCCGGTTCCGAAACTCGGAATAATAGAAACTACTCGCACTTATGTACCTTAACGTTGAATCAACAGGGAATTGAGGTGAATGCCCTACCTGGTTATTGGCTAGCGTAATCCCACTAGAGTTCGAAAGTGCTCTTTGCCGGCAGGAGTCGCTGCAAGGCTCCTCGAATAAAGGCGTCTGTTTCAATGCGCTGCTCATCAGACTCGGGCGTGGAGCCGTCGTTAATGACTATGCAATCCTTATCTCGTCGTCGAATGAGTTTTGCAAACCTTGAACGTCCGTCTCTAGTTGCTGGGTCAATGTAGTCATAACGGATTTCA from Paeniglutamicibacter sp. Y32M11 encodes the following:
- a CDS encoding stealth conserved region 3 domain-containing protein; translation: MAEHGHEVTVASVYQAPDSGFDFGDGVRTDYITQLSAREGQASLVIPREWDDQFCSATDSALFQYFSACTADIIVTSTPALTVFALLACPASVKVVQQEHRNSMARGSTAEPILRHSPRVDSIVALTERNKEWLQNQWGSRAPRVDVIPNALPNIGRPRSSGTQKVVMGAGRLVSAKGFSTLVRAFSRVADEFPDWRLRIFGDGPGREQVIATARNLGIARQVEIFPPTDEIEQEWARASIGALASVSEGLPLVLLEARGAGLPLVSFDCETGPREIIEHGKDGYLVPVGDVGGFAEALRILMGDEGKRLQMAARATESLQRFAPDVIATQWETLFQELVKRPLSARQLLDIGNEGAENGGLKTSGVSEKAISGSSPSSRLLRSKASSVDSNELNEASKNGNSGDSSVIAVTLSEILPERARENNRQRLEEMFEGSHLRCRALKSTRGMSWGVRMADRNAVLEHLVQTNPSDLEVRLYAGRTRLDMDGVSWRTDRDEVAWADVSRLFIFHHFGVNGTRRHVGFAAGITLEFWDLDERRPDLYRAPRVNFEVDHLSSDQFNQPLFALWVPSLSRPLWSSVEFPVDVVYTWVDGSDKVWRQKRDANSGETVPSTLAGGELRFRNRDELRYSLRSLYAHAPWIRHIYLVTDGQRPAWLKDHERITVVDHRELFPNSEVLPVFNSHAIETVLHRIPGLSEHFLYMNDDVFLMKDQQPEKYFTSVGQARFFLSSTKINDLGFRAEPHEAAGMNNRRLVERDFGVTITQGMLHTPHPQRVSMLEKLCEQYSEEISTTRAQRFRSGSDISLISSLAQYAGYMEGAYIQGELNVSFIPLGAPDTLRRLSQMKFTNLDCLTFGEAESDPNPDYTQEIATTFMKSTFQIPAPWEI
- a CDS encoding glycosyltransferase; this translates as MRVVSIIPSFGTGGLTGAVLNRSILLSATENDVCIFTYEFAINYRDVVDDLKSQGKLKDDIVVVNPYDYFFEKYNADNADNADNADNADNIADLRPKAYRIESKTLSGNFIRIGYDIEGDKVWRSFTKSGNKREFRLEILDRVGRIVQVDHFDSSGFRRQSDVVSNDIIVSTKMFSINGFCFLRTEFSEKGRIVGVQAFSPTSEKVKVFKSIWDWRRQFFKEFVAAAGDVLILCDGNNVPGQFLRLKSTRHKIVAVIHMNHLDDKGKLKKQYEAYFERLSEFDAVIALTSEQAADLRKFSGGTANIVVIGNPLPVASILDTQRTRDAVIVSRLVGGKGLDEAILAAKLVVESYPGFKLDIFGTGPLESTLKSLISELDLLGNVRLLGQTKTPLQEFASSKISLFTSRSEGFGLTIAESLMMGTPVISLPCSYGPSELIQTGYTGNLLPNRDMRPFADAILELIHNPAKQREFGANGVKWIEANFGSETIHSKWIDIIRRIRADA